AGCTCATGAGTATGGTGCTGCAATTCAATACACATACAGTGCATCTGTTGTTTCCGGTTTATACCGTTCTGCATTAAAACCGTTTTTCGAATCGGAAATTACGGATGAACTTGGACATGCACTCTATCTTTCTGAAAAGATCAAAGCTCTTGGGGGCACTCCAACAACTAAATCAGCTGATGTACCACAGCCAACAGAATTAAAATCAATATTGGAAGCAACCCTCCAAGCCGAATCAGATACGATTACGCGCTATGAAGAACGAAAAAAACAGGCAGAAGATCTTGGATTAACAGAGCTTGTTGTTAAATTAGAAGATTTAATTTCGGATGAAACACACCATAAGGAAGAAATCGAACGATTACTCGCTGATCCACGACTTTCTTAATAGATTCCCCCCTTTTATTTAGGACGGCTAAAACAGCTGTCCTCCTTTCTTTGTTAACATCCATTTACTTATACAATTTCTCGTGTATTCATGGTATGATAAATAAATTAGAATTTACCAGGTTTATATATAAAATAAGCAAAGCAGCATTAGAAAGAGTGATACCATCAGGAATAAAAAATTATCAACTATGCCCTTTTTTCTGACAGGGTTTTTATTTTTACTATTATTCTGTACTGTAGCTAGGGGCGTCCACGTTGAAAGTCAATGGATTGCTTCCCTGGACTCCTTATGGATAGAACGAATTCAAGGAACAATATCAGAAAGCAAAACATCCTTTATTAAAATAACAACAGAGCTTGGAAACATGAAGCTTATTATCGCCTTAACCATGATCCTCGTGATTGTTTTATTTTTTAAGCATAAGTATGCCGAAGGGCTTTGGTTTGGCGGCACCATACTCTTTTGTGCTGCAATCGCTGGAAAGGTTCTAAAAAAGGCTTTTGACCGGGAACGTCCCGCTTTTTTGCAGCTTATTGAAAAAACAAATGAAAGTTTTCCAAGTGGGCATGCCACAGGATCAACTATTTTTTATGGGTTTATCGGTCTAATACTTGTATGTATCATTGCTAAAATTTGGCTGAAACTTGTGGTTGGCTTTATCACACTGGCATGGATTGGTTTCATATTATTTACACGTGTTTACTTAGGAGCCCACTTCCCAACTGACGTTCTTGCTGGATTTCTATTTGGTATGGCTGCCGTATTTATATCAATCGGGACTTATATTACCGTTCAGCAACCGCTCAAAAACTCACTTCGTAAATTGCAGTTAAAGAATCAAAGCGACGCCATTATAAAATAAGAAGGCGCCCGTATTTTATACAGGCGCCTTTACGAAATTTGCGGCAAAGCACGATGTGTTCACATTCACATCTATTGCGTTGTGCTTTGACTTACACAAATCAGCTCATCGCAATGTTAAGTATAACATCATTTATTAATAAGCACCATACTATAACCAGAATCTATTGGAGGTTAAAATTGAAGAACAAATATATTATATTAGAAAATCAACAATCATCTAAACGAACAGTTTGGCTGCTTGTCTTCGGTATTATTCTGATTGGTTCCAATTTAAGAGCACCACTAACATCTGTCGGGTCCCTCATCCCATTTATTCGGGATGATTTAGCATTAACCAATGCCATAGCAGGAAGTATTACTACTTTACCATTAATCGCATTTGCACTTCTTTCTCCCTTTGTACCAAAACTGGCAAATCGTCTTGGCATGGAATGGACGATTTTTCTTTCCATGCTTGTTCTAACTACAGGGATTATTGTACGTTCGTTAGCAGCAGATGTTAACTTTCTATTCATTGGAACAATCTTAATAGGAATAGCAATAGCTTTTGGTAATGTGTTACTACCAGGATTTATCAAAATGAATTTTCCTTTAAAAATCGGAATCATGACAGGTGTGTATGCTGTATCCATGAACATATTTGGTGCGTTGGGCTCTGGATTAAGTGTCCCTCTTGCTGGAGTTCAAGGTTTTGGCTGGTCTGGCGCTTTAGCAGTTTTCGCAAGTATTTCATTTTTAGCCATACTTGTTTGGATCCCACAGTTACTTCAAAGTAAAATTTCAGCTAACTCGATTACTGTAAAGAAAAATGGTAATCATTTATGGAAATCTGGTTTAGCCTGGAAGATTACACTATATATGGGATGTCAATCTTTTCTATTCTATACATTAATAACCTGGCTTCCTGATATATTACGAACAATTGGCTATCGTTCAAGTGCAGCAGGATGGATGGTTTTCTTGATGCAATTCTCTGTTATTCCTATCACCTTCATTATCCCGATTATTGCTGAGCGCTTGAAAAACCAAATCGGTCTTAGCATCGTAACCGCTTGTTTATATGCAACAGGCATACTTGGATTGTTAATCGGACATCCTTCTATCGTTCCTATTAGCGCTATCCTGATTGGTATTGCCTCTGGTAGTGCATTTAGTTTGTCAATGATGTTCTTTACACTAAGAACTTCGGATGGAAAACAGGCTGCAGCGTTATCCGGAATGGCTCAATCATTTGGTTACCTATTAGCGGCGTCGGGGCCAGTACTTATCGGAGGGATTCACGATATAACCAACAGCTGGCATATCCCATTACTATTATTAGTAGGTGTCATCGGATTACTGATGCTATCTGGAATTGGATCTGGCAGACAACGCACGGTTGATGAGAAGCTTAAAACATCTTTGCAATAATGTATAACATGGAAATAGTAAAAATCGATTTATTTATTTGAATTTATCTTTAATATAGTGATACGCTTAATTTATTATAGAGAGGAGTGGTTTATCTTGACGACATCAATTCCAGAAATTAGGCTACATGACGGTATGAATGTGCCAGCAATTGGATTTGGTACATATAATCTAAATGGTAATCCAGGTGTAAATGCAATCACGAGTGCTATCGATATTGGCTATCGCTTAATCGATACAGCCTACAATTATGAAAATGAAGGAACAGTTGGAGAAGCGGTCAGACGCAGCTCTGTTCCGAGAGAAGAACTAAGAATAACATCCAAATTACCGGGAAGATATCATGAATATGATAAAGCTGTTACAACTATTCAGGAATCATTATACCGTGCAAATCTGGATTACTACGATTTATACCTTATCCATTGGCCAAACCCAATCCAAGATATCTATGTGGAAGCTTGGCAAGCATTAATTGATGCAAAGAAATGGGGACTCATTCGTTCTATCGGTGTTTGTAATTTCTTACCGGAACATATAGAGCGATTAGAAAAGGAAACCGGTGTAAAACCGAGTATGAACCAAATTGAATTGCATCCATTTTTCAACCAAGAACAACAACGAAAGTGGCATCAAGATAATCACGTTCAGACCCAATCTTGGAGTCCAATCGCTCGTGCAAATGATGTATTGCAAAATGAAGTACTCCAGCAAATTGCCAATAACCATAACAAAACAGTGTCACAAGTAATTTTACGATGGCATTATCAACTAGATGCAATTCCAATTCCGAAATCCGGCTCAACTAAAAGACAATTAGAAAACATATCAATTTTTGACTTCTCACTGGACGAAACAGAAATGAACCTCATCGGGGATTTAACCCGACCTGATGGCAGAAATAAAAATCAAGATCCAGCTGTATATGAAGAGTTTTAAATTCACTTTAGCGCATCATATAATCAGTAAATGGTGCGCTACCTTTTTACTAATTCAATTTTCATTATATCGTAATACTCTATTTCCTAACCCAATCGTTTAAAGAAAGCTTGACTGGCCACGTTTCCCGCATGAGACTACGTATGCTTCCTACGCTAATTTTGCTTCGCTACCTTCCACAGTACAATCACAAAATAGTTTAACACAACTAAATTATACCCGATTTCAAACAATCTATATTTGTTAGAACATACAGTTACGGAATAATTTTTGTGCGAAAATTGAGTTTATGTGTAAAAACTCATGTTATAATAAAATAATTATCAAAGTGAATTAACTAAGAAGGTGGCGTTATTATTGTTAGAAAATATACATCAATCAATTGATGAGCTTTATCCGGAAATGGTAGAGATCAGAAGATACTTGCATCAATACCCTGAATTATCCTTTCAAGAAACAAAAACAGCGAAATACATAGCAGACCGTTATAAGAAGCTCGGAATTCCATATAAAACAAACGTTGGCGGAAATGGTGTAGTGGCAACATTAAAAGGTGCAAAGCCCGGTAAAACAGTTGCTTTAAGAGCCGATTTTGATGCATTGCCAATTCAGGATGAAAAAGATGTAGCCTATAAATCAAAGGTTCCTGGCGTCATGCATGCTTGTGGTCATGACGGTCATACGGCAACACTGCTAACACTTGCTAAAGTAATGAAAAAGTATCAAGCAGAGCTGACAGGGACAATTGTATTTATTCATCAGCATGCGGAAGAGTATGCACCAGGTGGGGCAAAACCAATGATTGAAGCCGGGGTGCTTAATGAAGTAGACGCAGTATTCGGAACTCATTTGTGGGCAACCGTTCCTCTAGGCGTGCTCCAAACTTCTAAGAAGGAATTTATGGCTGGGGCAGATCGATTTGAAATAAAGATTCAGGGACAGGGTGGACATGGTGCATACCCACATGAAACAAAGGATGCGATTGTTCTTGGAGCAGAAGTCATCACTCAATTTCAGCAAATCGTCAGCAGAAGAGTAGATCCATTAGAAACTGCCGTGTTAACGACTGGAATTTTCCAAGCAGGGAATGCATTTAATGTTATTGCAGATCAAGCTGAATTAGTTGGGACAGTACGCTATTTTAATATGAATGTTCAAGAACAAATTATCAATGAAATGGAAAAAATCCTTAAAGGTATTTGCACATCAAATGATGCATCTTATACCTTCAACTATATAAAAGGCTATCCACCATTAATCAATCATTCGGAAGGCGCTGAAATCGTGCTTGAAGCGAGCAAACAAATTGATGAAATTCATACAGCTGAAGAGGTTTTACCTGTAATGGGCGGAGAGGACTTTGCTTATTATATGCTGGAGAAACCTGGAGCATACTTCTTTACAGGTGCGAACAAAGAAGGAAATCCATATCCGCATCATCATCCGAAATTTGATATTGATGAGAAAGCTTTACCGATAGCTGCAAAGACATTGATCGGTGCTTATTTCGAATACCAAAATTCCTGATATTATATTTTTTAAGACCAAAAGAAGGAGACCAGATCAAATTCAGATTTGGTCTCCTTTATTACTACTTTAATCTCGGCTTCATGTATCCATTTACAAAGAGAACTGTAAAAAGCAGCCCTCCCCCAAGAACAATAACAAATCCTAAATATTCCTGCATTAAAATAAACAGGAGTGCGAATAGGATTGTTTGGATAGTAGCCAATTGATATACAATTTTAAGAACGGCATTTTTCTTATATGTGAGTTCCACCGGGTATAAATCAAGCCACATATTTGTCCGATGATGCTGATAAAGCGGCATCAGCTGGAAGGTGCTTAAATACAGAAATAAAATTGCAAACAGCACCTTCACCCATAAATTCGGAATGAAATAAATGAACAGACATCCAATTATGATGAGACGTACATACATCCCTAAATAATCCCCGCTGCGAATAAAGGAAATTCGAAATAAGTAGTCATACGTATGTTTCGTTTCAAAAGGAACTCCCCTATTGACTAAATGAACAAGCCATTGCCTTTTTTTCACACGGTTTTTTAAATGCGGAACATCGGCAAACATATTGGCAATCCTATAAAATGTCTGCATGCGATTTTGGTCTTTTTCAACAAGTAAATCCCAAGCTAACCCAGATTGTTTACTGGAATAGTAATAATCATAGAGAAAAACGATGACAAATAAAATGGATGTAATTCCTGCAAACAGCATGTCACCATTTACGATAAAATAAAAGGTAACTCCATTTAAGATTGTGCGAATTAGGAGATCAATACTACGAATGCCTGGCTCCCTTACTTTAAGCATCCACCAATTTGCCAGTAAATTTGCCACTTTAAATAATAGGAGCAGAACTAATGTGAGCAAGTAAATGTTTCCTGCTCTTTCTGGATAAGTAGCAAAATATAGCGGTCCAAATGCCGCAGCGAACAGCAGGATAATATAAAGCTGGATGACAAAACTATAAATCAGCGCATTACGGAAATAAGCTCCCATCTTTGTCTCCGCCACAATAAGAAACACAAGATCAGGTTCTTTCAGCAGTGTTCTGACAGGGCTATAGCTTGCAATTAAACCGAATGTACTCCCAATAATTACTGCTGTCGGGAAATTCGCTGGCAGATCCGTTAACCATTGTTGGTAATAATAAGCAGATGCAGAAATAAAGAATAGAATAGCAAATGCCATATGACCATTAAAAATATATTTCAAATAACGGCTTGTCTCCTTTAAATGAGAAGAAAACCGCTTTTTATAAAATTCATGTGAATCAAACATGGCTATCTTCTTCTTTCGTTAATTGCACATACAAATCATCCAACGTCGAATCAGGCATCTGAAAGCTTTCACGTAATTCTTCCAGTGTTCCAATCGCACGCACAACCCCATCATGCAAAATAACAAAACGATCACAATAGCGCTCTGCAGTAGCAAGAATATGTGTCGACATTAACACACCTGATCCATTATTTTTCATCCCTTCCATTAATTGCAGATAAGATTGAATACCTAATGGATCCAACCCTACAAAAGGCTCGTCAACTATATAAAGTGGTGGTTCAATTAAAAACGCACACATAATCATGACCTTTTGACGCATCCCCTTTGAAAAATGGACTGGGAACCAGTTCAGCTTTTTCTCTAGGCGAAATTCCTTTAAAAGCGGATGAAGCCTTTCCTCGAATACGTCCTCAGCAATTCCATATGCCATCGCCGTTAGGCGCAGATGCTCATAAAGTGTTAATTCATCATATAAAATTGGCATCTCTGGTATATATGCCATTTGATTGCGGTATGTTTCTGGATTATCCTTGTAACTCTCTCCATTCACCCGGACTGTTCCTTTTTTCGGCTGCATTAGCCCAATAATATGCTTGATTGTCGTACTTTTCCCAGCACCATTTAAACCAATTAAACCTACAATTTCCTTTGGTTTAACGTCAAATGAAATACCATGCAATACATTTTTATGTGTATACCCTCCATGAAGGTTATCGATATGTAATAAGGATTCCATTAAAGTCCCTCCTTCTCATTACTTCTGATTTTATCATTATTGTGGTACATTGCCAAAGGCAAACCTTACGACAGTTTTCTTCAACTTTTTTAAAAATCCATGTATAGGATAATTATTTCAGAACAAAATAGTAAGGAAGAAACGAGGATGTCTCACTACAACAAAATCTTGTCATACGCAAATGAGGTGTTGACGATCGAATATCTAATGTAATTTCGTGTAAAAAACACACAAAATGAGGTGTTAGTGTTCGATAATTACTCTGATTTTTCGTACTAAAACGAGATGGGGTGTCAGTGTTGGCATACTAATGATATAAAGCCCTTTTACCAGCTTCCGCTTCATAAGAAGTGGACAATTGGTATAACGGTTTTTGTAAACCAATAACAAATCATCTTTGATGAGTTACAGGTGTTTACAGTTCCCCAGCATTAGTTAAAACATCCTCTTTCTTCCTATAACAGGCAGATTCGCTTGAAGCGGGTCTGACCTGTTTCTTTATTTTGCTTAAATTTGTCTTTTTTTTTGAAAACAAAGGGAATTGCTTTACTTTTGTCCCTAAAAGTTACTACAATAAAAATAATCATACGAATTCAATTATTAAAGGAGAGATAAAAAATGAAACATGACGATTGTATTTTTTGCAAAATAGTTACTGGCGAACTTCCTTCTGCCAAAGTATATGAAGATGAGCATGTCTATGCATTCCTGGATTTAAGTCAGGTTACAAAGGGACATACACTTGTTATTCCAAAAACACATACAAAAAACATTTATGAAACACCTCCTGAGATTGCAAAGGAATTATTCGCTCGGGTTCCAATTATTGCCAATGCCATTAAAAAGACGTACAGCCCTTTAGGTATGAATGTTTTAAACAATAATGAAGCACCCGCAGAGCAATCTGTATTCCATCTCCACTTGCATCTGATTCCAAGGTATGGCGAAGGTGATGGCTATACGCCAAACTGGATTGTACATACGGATGAGTATACATCAGAAGATCTGCAAAATATTGCCCAGGAAATTCAAACAGCGTTTTAAGCTCAAAAGCGGAGGTCCTCGTTAGCAACGTAAGAATTTCAAGGAAAGAAGTCTCGTTATGGCTGAAGCACTTTATGGACATGCCTATTCAAGACATTTAGCAAAAATTAGAGCTTTTAATTTTCAATAAATTCTGCTATACTATTGCTAACATTTCGCAACTGACAATGAGTGTACAGTTGGAAATAGAAAAGCTTGAGCATAGAATAGATGAGGAGAGTTAAAAATGAATACGAGAATATTGATTATTTTATCCCTATTGGTAGGTATCGGTGCTGTTTTGCATGCAGTTGTTCCACCCATGCTTTTTGGTGTAAAGCCAGATATGCTGTTGTCGATGATGTTTCTGGGAATTTTACTATTTCCTAAAGCAAAATATGTTCTTATCCTATCCATTGCAACAGGCATCATATCCGCTTTAACAACATCCGCACCAGGAGGGCAAATTGCCAATATTATTGATAAACCTGTTACAGCCTTTGTATTTTTTGCTTTATTTTTACTTATTAAGAATAAAGTTAAAATTACAATTGGGGCACCTGTTTTAGCTGCAATTGGTACAATAATCAGTGGTGCTATCTTCCTTTCCGTTGCATTATTTATTGTTGGATTAATGGAAGGTGGATTCCTGGCATTGTTTGTTGGTATTGTATTACCTGCCACAGTATTAAACACCATCATCATGATTGTTGTTTATCCGATTGTACAGGGTATTATGAGACGGTCCAAACCAATGACAGCAGCTTAATATTAAAAAAACCTCTGCAACATTTTCAGAGGTTTTTTTCATGTTTTTCTGTTTTGAAGTAGCATTATTTCCACTTATTTTTTATAATCAAATTAGTGAAGCCTTTTCATATTTGTGCAAGGTTAAGAATGTGAATCAATAGGACCGGAGCAGACATGGCTGCAGCGTCTTATTGCAGGACTTTTTTGAAACACCTTTATAAACATGTTTGATAGCACTATGAAAAGTGGAAATGATATAATAGAAGCAGGAAAGGAGTGCGTAGCTATGTCTAAGGGAAAATCATTTTTACTAGGACTGCTTGTCGGGGGGACAGTTAGTGCAGCAGTTACATTATTAAGCACACCTGAATCAGGAAGGGATGTACGTGTTCGTGTAAGAGATCAGGGATTGGAATTAAAACTCCTCCTAAATCGACTAAAAGTAGAAGGTATACGACTACAGCAACAAATCAAACACACATCCAAAGAGGGTGCTGTCCTCATTAAAGACTTAACAGATGAAATCAGAAAATCTGTTGAAGAATGGAAAGACACAGTAGAACCCCATCAAGAGAGCATTTACCAATCCTTGGAACAGATTGAAACAAGTCTGAGAGACCTGGAAAACAAAGTCAAAAATTATTAATGCTAGAATTAAAAAATGAGACAGCTTGGTTAGGGCTGTCTCATTTTTGGTTTTTTCCAACTCACCTTCTCCGATGCTGCCTGTCATATTCCTCTAATATCTTACTGAACTCCGACATAAGCAATGGATAGCACCCTTCTGATTTTAGCGCTTCAATTGTCTCGTTTGGATTCAGCTTTTCATTCAGCATACCAGCAAATTGAATAAGCAATGATGTAAAATCTAACAGGCCTTCTTCTTTTTGAAGCTCATACGTTTCGTTCAAACCTTCAATCATGTCCATCATTTCGCTGTATTCCTTGCGGGTAAGATTATGTTCAATAATCAATTTGATGACGGGGTATTGATTCATATCTATTATTTTGGAAAGTAATTGTATATGAAATGATGAGCTGTCATTTGTATTTTCAAATTCCCCCAACTCAGGTTCCCCCTTAAGATAGCGTCTCTATAAAACACTGTTCTCTCTCTATATATAACTGTGTTTTTTTATCAATAACAAGCAGCTCAACTATTATATTGCCTTCATTTGCTGCACAGAAGCTCTACTTGCTAAATTCGTGTTGAAAATTATATTTTTTCGTCTTTCTACTATTATACAGAAACATGTATAACAAAAAAAGCTTCTTTCACTTTATTCACAACGATTCATACATTATATATCCGTAATGAACTCATTTGAGCTGTAAAAAGATAATGCATTTCTCTATTTTTCTTCAACTGCCTCTGTTCATCAAGCTCTTCTTTTGGTAGAGTAAGATTACAAGTGTACATTGAATGAGAGGAGTTCAAATCATGATCATTTTTTTTATGTGCTTTGCTTTTGTCGTTTTGCTTATTTTCAACACTCTTACAAAGTCCTTCTGCATCAAAATGCAAATGGACATACATAAGCAAGCAAAAATATTCCGTGTCATCAATATGATTATGGTCGCATTACTCGTATGCTCCTACCTGCGTGTCATGAATGTGACAGTTTAACGGTATTTTTTAGGTATTTTACATAATACTATTTTTTCTAAAAGGAAGTATGTTATATTTATCATTGGCAGATAATACAGTATAAACTATTCTTATCTGCATAAGTGCAACTGAGTTATCCGCCCAAATACTTGGCGAATACCAAGTTTAATGAAAACTAGAACCAACAAACAGATTAGGAGTGTTTAAAGACGATGAAGAAATTAGCCTTGGCTGCTATTATTACTGCTGGTACTCTCACGTTGGCAGCATGTACAAATAATGAAGCAGATTCTGAAGTGGTTGTGGAATCAGAAGCTGGAGATATTACAAAAGATGACTTTTATGAAAAATTAAAAAGCCGTAATGGAGAAGCTATCCTTGAAGAAATGATTACAATCAAGGTTCTTGAGAATAATTATGAAGTAACTGATGAAGACGTGAAAGCTGAGATTAAATCGATGAAAGATACATATGGTGATCAATATGATTCAATTATCGAGCAAAACTTTGGCAGTGAAGATGAACTGCGGGAAATTATTCGCATAAGCCTGCTGCAGGAAGCTGCAATTGCAGAAGATATAGAGATTACAGAAGAAGATCTTAAGGAAGAATATAATCGTCAAAACACTGAGATTAAAGCACAGCATATTCTTGTAGCTGATGAAGCTACAGCGAATGAAGTGAAACAAAAGCTGGATGATGGTGAAGATTTTGCTGAGTTAGCAAAAGAATATTCAACAGACGGTTCTGCTGAGGATGGCGGAGATCTTGGATACTTTTCAACCGGTGAAATGGTCCCTGAGTTTGAAGAAGTTGCTTACAGCATGAAGGTAGACGAAATCAGTGATCCAGTACAGTCACAATTCGGTTACCATATCATTAAAGTAAATGATATTCGTGATAAAGAAGAAAGCATCGGTAAATTTGAAGATGTAAAAGAAGACCTTCGTCGTGAATTACTAACGAAGCGAATGGATGTTACAAAAGTTCAAGAGAAAATGGATTCGCTAATTGAAGACGCAAAGGTCGATATTAAAATCGATGAATTTAAGGATCTTCTTGAAAAACCAAAAACAGATGAAACACAAGGAACAGATGAAGCAAAAGGATAAAAAACAATTTGGCTGTCAAGGTGAACGAAACACCTGACAGCCTATTTTAATTGGAGCGTTGCTGTCCTTTTTCTGACTCACGCCGTAGCTTATCTTCATGAATACGGTCCATATAGATTTGTCCTTCTCGTTCAATAAACTGCTGGTCTAATTTCCTTTCTGCAAGCATTGCTCGGAATGCCATATAACCGCTAAGGAAAATCAAAATAATTACAGCAAATACCCATATTGGAATTGCTTCAGTCATCCATTAATCCCCCAATCTTGTCCAAGCTTCTATTATATATATATGAACAAAACTCGAGAAAATAACTATTGCTTACTTTTCTTCAAACGATGGTTTATAAAATGCTCGATTATCCATAGCAAATAACCGATCAGTAAACTCACCTGGCTTCACTTTATCTAGAGCACGATTCAGCATATTCATCTTCGCATCAATCAAATCAATAAGGTGAAGGATTTCGGCTTCACGCACTAATGGAGGCGTCGGGCTTCCCCATTCTGCTTTTCCGTGGTGACTTAATACTAAATGCTGCAAAATGAGTACTTCTTCCCCTTCAATTTGCAATTCTCTAGCCATTAATCCAATTTCCTCTACCATCATCGGGATATGCCCAAGCAATTTCCCTTCTAATGTATATGTAGTGGATACTACCCCTGAAAGCTCCTTCAGCTTACCAAGATCATGTAAAATAATTCCCGCATATAGAAGATCTTTATTAACCTGCGGATAAAGATTAGACAGCTCTCTCGCTATTTGCAGCATGCTTACAACGTGATGGGCTAAGCCCGATACATATTCATGGTGATTCTTAGAGGCTGCTGGATAGGTAAGCAACCCTTCCTGATATTTTTTTATAAATGCTCTGACTATCCTTTGAATGACTGGGTTTTTCATTTCAAAAATTGCCTCTGTCAGCTTTTCCGTCAAATACTCTCGACCCACGGGAGCTTTCTCAACAAAATCAGAAAGCTTTACACCGTCAGTTGCCTGTGCTGGTCTTACAGACAAAATTTTTAATTGATTTTTACCCCGGAATTGGTTGATCTCTCCAGTGACCCGAATAATTTGCTCTGCAATAAAAAGGGCTTCATCCTCTTTCGTTGCATCCCAAAGCTTTGCTTCTATTTCACCAGTTGCATCACGCAGGATTAA
This region of Oceanobacillus sp. FSL K6-2867 genomic DNA includes:
- a CDS encoding peptidylprolyl isomerase, which gives rise to MKKLALAAIITAGTLTLAACTNNEADSEVVVESEAGDITKDDFYEKLKSRNGEAILEEMITIKVLENNYEVTDEDVKAEIKSMKDTYGDQYDSIIEQNFGSEDELREIIRISLLQEAAIAEDIEITEEDLKEEYNRQNTEIKAQHILVADEATANEVKQKLDDGEDFAELAKEYSTDGSAEDGGDLGYFSTGEMVPEFEEVAYSMKVDEISDPVQSQFGYHIIKVNDIRDKEESIGKFEDVKEDLRRELLTKRMDVTKVQEKMDSLIEDAKVDIKIDEFKDLLEKPKTDETQGTDEAKG
- a CDS encoding sporulation YhaL family protein, encoding MTEAIPIWVFAVIILIFLSGYMAFRAMLAERKLDQQFIEREGQIYMDRIHEDKLRRESEKGQQRSN
- the yhaM gene encoding 3'-5' exoribonuclease YhaM, producing the protein MKKGIGYSTVGETFDDFLLIKEATKGTTSNGKPFLTLILRDATGEIEAKLWDATKEDEALFIAEQIIRVTGEINQFRGKNQLKILSVRPAQATDGVKLSDFVEKAPVGREYLTEKLTEAIFEMKNPVIQRIVRAFIKKYQEGLLTYPAASKNHHEYVSGLAHHVVSMLQIARELSNLYPQVNKDLLYAGIILHDLGKLKELSGVVSTTYTLEGKLLGHIPMMVEEIGLMARELQIEGEEVLILQHLVLSHHGKAEWGSPTPPLVREAEILHLIDLIDAKMNMLNRALDKVKPGEFTDRLFAMDNRAFYKPSFEEK